TTTGCAATGCATTACTGTTGtagttgttttgttttgtttctccATTGATCTTACTTGTCTAACTGATTGGAAAGTGATGACAGAATCATAGAAAAGCCAAATTATGTTGTTTAGTTGGATAGGTATTTATGAGTGGTGattcatgtttttattcttgCTAATGTTAGGGAACATTTATTTCAACAAACTGGTCTAATTGACTAGTGCATCTTTAGTTTGTATTTTTGCTGAATGTTTTTAATGTAACTAAAATTGTTATCACAGTTTCAATTTAGGTTCATGAAATTTGTAGCAAAGTGTTTTAACGTCTTCGAGTTTCAATTGTTTTTAATTTTGGTTATGTCCATTGACAATTACAATTTTCTTTGGAAATCCATTGTTTTGTGGAGATGGTCCTACTCTTTTGAAGCAAGATGATTTCTTTGACCATATTTTTCCTAGTAGTACTAATGGTTCTTTGAAATTAACTTGTGTTTTTTCATGAAATCTTGCATAGATAGTTTATCACTTGGAAGTTTGTTATTTGCAGTCTGTTTCGTGTGCTGTGTGTAATACTGAAAAGAGTTTAGGTTCAAATGAGTGACACATGTATAATTGCAATCTTTTTTGTTACATCCTtgccttccccccccccccttccttGCACGGGCCATCTTTATGACTCAAGGTTAGTTAAATTTATTGTTGAGATTTGTAGCATAGACGCTTGCTTTTGTGATTCTGATTCTCACATTGTAGCCTTCTGCATTTATGCCTTAGTCATGTGTAGTgcagttcttttttttttttttttatcacctTTACAGACTGATGGGTTACATGTGTATTGTTCCTTGAGTTTTATTTAGGTGAATCACTACATTCATTTTTTGGGTTAGTTTTTGGCTTTTACGTTTCACTTTCCTAATTAGTGAGTCCCATAAATCGTGTTGATATTTATGCAGGGTTCAGCTGAAGTCCTGTTTGCTCGAAGGAGTGATGCATTTCAGGCACTTAAGAGATACAACAACGTGCAATTGGATGGCAAGCCTATGAAGATTGAAATAGTTGGTACCAATGCTGAGGTTCCTGTCTCTGCTCGTGTAAATGTGGTTGGAGGGTCCAATGGGAGGCGGCGGACAGTTGTTGTGACGTAAGTGAACACTCTTTATTTTTGGTTCCACTTTCTGGCATTCTTTCTCTACTTCATTCGTGGTGCATGTTGTTgattttaattgattcaatGACATCTAACAGTGTGATATGCTTAGCTTGAGGAATGCTTTGAAAATTTACATTTTAAGTTAGTCGTTCTACTTAAGACTGAGTTTATTCTTTTATGTTCATGAGCCTTTAATACAATATTTTGCACACTGTGTGATAAGTGGCACTTATGCCATATGTTGGGCATATTCAGATCAAATTTTAACTAGTTATtggcattactgagctcaaatCAATGTTTTTTCTTCATTCGGCTTAGTTAGCACCTCACTAATGAGACTTGGGATCATGCAGGCCAGGACCTGGACGCACTAGAGGCCCCACTGCTGTTACTCGTGGTGCAGGGTAAGTGCTTATGGAAATACTTGGTTCATGTTAATTGTCTTTTTACTGCATATTGGTGGTTGCTTGGACCTGCCTTGAGCCAACCATTTTCGTCAATCTTGTATCGTTAGATTTCATTTTCAGAAGTACCTACCAAAATAAAAGGTCACCTGCTAGTTCATGTCGTTTAATCCTGTATAGTATTTGGTCTATTttggtttttattttgttgtttgtATTTGTACAAGTCAATAACTGATGGCCCCTCTTTATTGCATTCCTGATTTCCAGACTTAAAAATTTTGTATGGTCTATTTAAAGCCTTCTTTGTGTTGTTCTAGGCAAAGGGGTCGTGGCGGTATGAGGGGTGGCCGTGGCCGTGGTGGTGGGCGTGGGCGTGGACGTGGCCGAGGTCGTggcagtggtggtggtggtggtggtggtggtggtgggggcCGTGGGATAAAGAAAGCTCTTGACAAATCGGCTGATCAACTTGACAAAGAGCTGGATGAGTATCATGCTATGCAATCTTAATTGACCCATGTGCTCTGTTATGCAATGGAAAACCGCTAGTGAGAAATTGCAGTTGTACGAAGTTTGATGCTGAGTGCTTGTATTTTGATGCATTAGGAAAACTTTATACTCGGTATTATGTACTTTGCAGTGACCCGATAAAGTTGGCTAGTGCTTAGATTCTAAGTGGTTAGGTTTCTATTCTTGCCTTTGATCACCTTCTTTCACTTTTAGAATGTTGTGTTAAAATGGTTATATCCTGCGTTATATCCTGCTGaaaatatcttttccttttctagACCTCGGCAAGTGCAGCCACATTATTTGTGGTACTGCCAAAGTTGGCAGTTTAGCTAAATGAATGCTTGAGAGTAGGAATATTTTATTTTGGCCTTTGGCAATTTGCGAATAGATACACATGTTAATGTGCTGCATCCAACatgatcaaaatcaaaatcaagcaGCTTCGCCTACTTCATAGAAGCCATGTGTGAATAAAAAGGATGATTGTGCAATGGCaagattttttttgggggggtgcTTGTACGGTTGTACTTGATCGTTTGGTTTAAAGATGAGGATTCTAGGGTATAATGTTAGTTTAATGTATATCCCTGCATTACATCCTTGTACAACTCCCACAGCCAATTAGATCACAACGGATGGAACTACTAAATTACCCCAGCAGCAGGTagatgaaattttgtgaagAGTAAACCACAAACTACTCTTTGTTCAGTATAGGATTCTGATGATATGGTAACAAATGAACAAAATGCGCAACCCTTGAGggatttaataaaattttttcccCTCACTTGTTTCTGCTGTTGAAGAGGGGAAATATTGTGCATTCCCATTTTATACAAGAAGAAGACTATAG
This sequence is a window from Coffea eugenioides isolate CCC68of chromosome 7, Ceug_1.0, whole genome shotgun sequence. Protein-coding genes within it:
- the LOC113777779 gene encoding THO complex subunit 4D, whose translation is MASLDMSLDDMIKNRRNNERGRGQGRARRGRGTGGSFRGGRTTGAPRRGPLGVNTRPSAYTIAKSFRRTKNLPWQSGLFEESLKAAGLSGLDNGTKLYVSNLDVGVTNEDIRELFSEIGELIRYAIHYDKTGRPSGSAEVLFARRSDAFQALKRYNNVQLDGKPMKIEIVGTNAEVPVSARVNVVGGSNGRRRTVVVTPGPGRTRGPTAVTRGAGQRGRGGMRGGRGRGGGRGRGRGRGRGSGGGGGGGGGGGRGIKKALDKSADQLDKELDEYHAMQS